From a region of the Arvicanthis niloticus isolate mArvNil1 chromosome 6, mArvNil1.pat.X, whole genome shotgun sequence genome:
- the Alox12b gene encoding arachidonate 12-lipoxygenase, 12R-type: MATYKVKVATGTDFFSGTLDSISLTIVGTQGESHKQRLNHFGRDFATGAVDDYTVQCQQDLGELIIIRLHKEPHSFLPKDPWYCNYVQICAPNCRVYHFPAYQWMDGYETLALREATGKTTADDTLSILLEHRQEEIRAKKDFYHWRVFVPGLPNYVDIPSYHPPPRRCRNPNRPEWNGYIPGFPILINIKATRFLNSNLRFSFVKTASFFYRLGPMALAFKLRGLVDRKRSWKRLKDIRNIFPATKTVVSEYVAEHWTEDSFFGYQYLNGINPGLIRRCMQIPDKFPVTDEMVAPFLGEGTCLQAELEKGNIYLADYRILDGIPTVELNGQKQHHCAPICLLYFDPDGNMMPIAIQLSQTPGPDCPIFLPNDSEWDWLLAKTWVRYAEFYSHEAVAHLLESHLIGEAFCLALLRNLPMCHPLYKLLIPHTRYTVQINSIGRALLLNKGGLSARAMSLGLEGFAQVMVRGLSELTYKSLCIPNDFVERGVQDLPGYYYRDDSLAVWYAMERYVTEIITYYYPNDAAVEGDLELQCWVQEIFKECLLGRESSGFPTCLRTIPELIEYVTMVMYTCSARHAAVNTGQLEYTSWMPNFPSSMRNPPMQTKGLTTLQTYMDTLPDVKTTCIVLLVLWTLCREPDDRRPLGHFPDIHFVEEAPRRSIEAFRQNLNQISHNIRQRNKCLTLPYYYLDPVLIENSISI; the protein is encoded by the exons ATGGCCACCTACAAAGTCAAGGTGGCCACGGGCACTGACTTCTTTTCGGGGACGCTGGATTCAATTTCACTGACCATCGTGGGGACCCAAGGAGAGAGCCATAAGCAGCGATTGAACCACTTTGGGAGAGACTTTGCCACGGGGGCT GTGGATGACTACACGGTACAGTGCCAGCAGGACCTGGGGGAGCTTATCATCATCCGTCTGCACAAGGAGCCTCACTCCTTCTTACCCAAGGACCCCTGGTACTGCAACTATGTACAGATCTGTGCTCCCAACTGCCGAGTCTACCACTTCCCAGCTTACCAGTGGATGGATGGCTATGAGACCCTGGCACTCCGGGAGGCCACAG GAAAGACAACAGCAGATGACACACTCTCCATCCTCTTGGAACACAGACAAGAAGAGATCAGAGCCAAGAAGGACTTCTACCA CTGGAGGGTCTTTGTTCCTGGCCTTCCCAACTATGTGGACATCCCCAGTTATCACCCTCCTCCCCGACGGTGCCGCAACCCCAACCGGCCTGA GTGGAATGGTTATATTCCAGGATTCCCAATTCTCATCAACATTAAGGCTACCAGGTTCTTAAACTCAAATCTTCGTTTCTCCTTTGTCAAGACAGCCTCCTTCTTCTACCGCCTAGGGCCCAT GGCACTGGCCTTCAAACTGCGTGGCCTGGTGGATCGCAAACGCTCCTGgaaaagactaaaggacattaGGAATATTTTCCCTGCTACCAAGACTGTCGTCTCTG AGTATGTGGCTGAGCACTGGACAGAGGACAGTTTCTTTGGGTACCAGTATCTCAATGGTATCAACCCAGGCCTGATCCGAAGATGTATGCAGATCCCAGACAAATTCCCAGTTACAGATGAAATGGTGGCCCCATTCCTGGGTGAAGGAACATGCTTGCAAGCAGAGCTGGAG AAGGGAAATATTTACCTGGCAGACTACCGCATCTTGGATGGCATCCCCACGGTGGAGCTCAACGGTCAGAAGCAGCATCACTGTGCCCCAATCTGCTTGCTGTACTTTGATCCTGATGGCAACATGATGCCCATTGCCATTCAG CTCAGCCAGACTCCTGGGCCTGATTGTCCCATCTTCCTGCCTAATGATTCTGAGTGGGACTGGCTATTGGCGAAAACATGGGTACGCTATGCTGAGTTCTACAGCCACGAGGCCGTTGCACACTTGCTGGAGAGCCACCTCATTGGGGAAGCTTTCTGCTTAGCCCTCCTGAGGAACCTGCCCATGTGCCACCCCCTGTATAAG CTCCTCATTCCTCACACTCGATACACCGTCCAGATCAATAGCATTGGGCGGGCCCTCCTTCTCAACAAGGGAGGTCTCTCTGCCAGG GCCATGTCCCTGGGCCTAGAGGGCTTCGCACAGGTGATGGTTCGGGGTCTGTCTGAGCTCACCTACAAAAGCCTCTGCATCCCCAATGACTTCGTGGAGCGTGGGGTCCAGGATCTGCCTGGGTATTATTACCGTGACGACAGCTTGGCGGTGTGGTATGCAATGGAAAG GTATGTGACAGAGATCATCACTTATTATTACCCAAATGATGCAGCCGTGGAGGGTGACCTGGAATTGCAGTGCTGGGTGCAGGAGATATTCAAGGAGTGTCTACTGGGGCGTGAGAGCTCAG GCTTTCCCACCTGCTTGCGAACTATACCTGAGCTGATCGAATACGTCACAATGGTCATGTACACCTGCTCTGCCAGGCATGCAGCTGTCAACACAGGCCAG CTAGAGTACACCTCTTGGATGCCCAACTTCCCGTCATCCATGAGGAACCCCCCGATGCAGACCAAGGGGCTGACTACTCTTCAGACATACATGGACACGTTGCCAGACGTGAAGACCACGTGCATCGTGCTCTTAGTGCTCTGGACGCTCTGCCGGGAGCCGGATGACAGG CGGCCGCTTGGCCACTTCCCAGACATCCATTTTGTGGAGGAGGCCCCTCGGAGGAGTATTGAAGCTTTCCGTCAGAACCTCAACCAGATCTCTCACAACATCCGACAGCGCAATAAGTGCCTCACCCTCCCGTACTACTACCTGGACCCGGTGCTGATTGAGAACAGTATTTCCATCTAG